From a region of the Sporosarcina ureilytica genome:
- a CDS encoding AMP-binding protein has protein sequence MTFITSTYEMHVKNHPEKIAVYTENEAINYRDWQERIHKTANWLTGIVGKGGKVGILLPNGIPFLQLFAGASAAGLIAVPLDMKWKRSELEQRLALAKPSIVMTTKALAQRYRLSHDEVLIWEEVAEDILDAESVMQAQADEKTLFYMGFTSGTTGVPKAFVRHHQSWIKSFSSSRNNLGLSGTDHVLIPGALVHSHFLYGAICTLYLGGTVYLQPTFSPRNVLDWMQRLPITVIYTVPTMNEAIAAQSIQMKRPIKIISSGAKWNEASKNKIREQFPNMTMYEFYGASELSFVTYSHDTWNQEKPMSVGKACDGVRLEIRDANGNEVKNGMIGKIYVKSPLLFAGYVQPNTDILQTLQDQDGWVTVDDLGYLDDEGFLYLVGREKNMIICGGENVYPEEVEAVLLSHPDITEAAVIGVENRYWGQVPVAFIQGDVSKCELRKLCRDQLSTFKVPKKWHFVEEFDYTTSGKIARHALEKLLPAEVGQH, from the coding sequence ATGACTTTTATTACGAGTACATATGAAATGCATGTCAAAAACCATCCAGAAAAAATCGCGGTTTATACTGAAAATGAGGCAATTAACTATCGCGATTGGCAAGAACGTATTCATAAAACTGCGAATTGGTTAACTGGCATAGTCGGTAAAGGAGGGAAGGTCGGTATTTTATTACCAAATGGCATTCCTTTTTTACAGTTGTTTGCGGGTGCATCGGCGGCGGGTTTAATTGCTGTTCCGCTCGATATGAAATGGAAGCGTAGCGAACTTGAACAGCGTCTAGCGTTAGCAAAGCCATCGATTGTTATGACAACGAAGGCTTTGGCGCAACGTTATAGGTTGAGTCATGATGAGGTTTTGATTTGGGAAGAGGTTGCGGAAGACATTCTGGATGCGGAGTCGGTGATGCAAGCACAGGCCGATGAAAAAACGTTATTTTATATGGGTTTTACATCGGGAACGACTGGCGTACCAAAAGCATTTGTCCGTCATCATCAGTCGTGGATTAAAAGTTTTTCGAGTAGCCGAAATAACTTAGGACTGTCCGGAACAGACCATGTACTCATTCCAGGGGCACTCGTTCATTCTCATTTTTTATACGGTGCGATTTGCACGTTGTATTTGGGCGGGACAGTGTATTTACAACCTACATTTTCACCACGCAACGTATTGGATTGGATGCAACGTTTGCCTATAACGGTGATTTATACAGTGCCGACGATGAATGAAGCCATCGCCGCGCAAAGTATTCAAATGAAACGGCCAATCAAAATCATTTCTTCTGGCGCCAAATGGAATGAAGCATCGAAAAATAAAATTCGCGAGCAGTTTCCAAACATGACGATGTATGAATTTTACGGGGCAAGCGAATTAAGTTTCGTTACCTATTCACATGATACGTGGAATCAGGAAAAGCCTATGTCTGTTGGAAAGGCTTGTGATGGTGTTCGTCTCGAGATCCGAGATGCCAACGGAAATGAAGTTAAAAACGGTATGATTGGAAAAATCTATGTGAAAAGTCCATTGCTTTTTGCGGGTTATGTTCAACCTAATACGGACATTTTACAAACACTTCAAGATCAGGATGGCTGGGTCACAGTTGATGACTTGGGCTATTTGGACGATGAGGGGTTCCTTTATTTGGTTGGCCGTGAAAAAAATATGATCATTTGCGGCGGGGAAAATGTTTATCCCGAAGAAGTGGAAGCGGTGTTGCTTTCGCATCCGGATATCACAGAAGCCGCAGTCATAGGTGTTGAAAATCGTTACTGGGGACAAGTTCCGGTTGCATTTATTCAAGGAGATGTGTCCAAGTGCGAATTGAGAAAGCTTTGTCGTGATCAATTATCGACCTTTAAAGTGCCGAAGAAATGGCATTTTGTTGAGGAATTCGACTATACGACGAGTGGAAAAATTGCACGTCATGCGTTAGAAAAGCTTTTACCGGCGGAGGTGGGTCAACATTAA
- a CDS encoding biotin transporter BioY — protein sequence MNVRDLTYVALFAAVMGVLGLMPPIPIGVMPVPITLQTLGVILAGGILGARLGAMSQIVFLLIVATGMPLLSGGRGGLGVFVGPSAGYLLSWPITAFLIGTIQSRFRKIRLGNVLPLNLTVGIFAIYLIGVPVQAFVMDLGVLDVAKASLLFLPGDIIKATIASFLIVNLQKYPVFNRRMLPS from the coding sequence ATGAATGTAAGGGATTTAACATATGTCGCATTATTTGCAGCGGTGATGGGGGTTTTAGGCTTAATGCCGCCAATTCCCATTGGGGTTATGCCCGTGCCAATTACGTTACAAACGTTAGGCGTTATTTTAGCTGGGGGTATATTAGGCGCTCGTTTAGGGGCGATGAGTCAAATTGTATTTTTGTTAATTGTTGCAACGGGCATGCCGTTGTTGTCAGGTGGACGCGGTGGATTAGGGGTTTTTGTTGGTCCGAGTGCAGGTTACTTACTTTCTTGGCCAATTACGGCGTTTTTAATCGGTACGATTCAGTCACGTTTTCGTAAAATTCGTCTAGGCAACGTTTTGCCATTAAATTTGACGGTCGGTATTTTTGCAATCTACTTAATTGGTGTCCCTGTACAAGCCTTTGTCATGGACCTTGGTGTGTTAGATGTTGCGAAAGCTAGTTTACTATTTTTACCTGGAGACATTATCAAAGCAACGATTGCTTCTTTCTTAATTGTTAATTTACAAAAATACCCAGTCTTTAATCGGAGAATGTTGCCGAGTTAA
- a CDS encoding acetyl-CoA C-acyltransferase, which translates to MFKDVPPHKLVAPLLQSLSTDIEGRINEVVLGNVVGPGGNIARLSALEAGLPLSIPGMTIDRQCSAGLEAIRTASLFIQGGAGDCYIAGGVESASTSPFPKRAQFAPTHLGDPDMGVGAENVAQKYSMTKAVQDDYALESYRRSWAAYDAGFYTEEIIACNGLIHDEVFRKKRDMARIVNRAKPIFDLGNGTVTAANSCGIHDGAAAVVVKEEQLANELGMQPILRFQDSEVSGIHPNYPGISPVPAITKLLARNQLTMADIDLIEINEAFASKIIACQDELTIPTEKLNVSGGALTTGHPYGASGAILVTRLFYEVQRRKDVRYVLAAIGSAGGVGLAVLFEVIQ; encoded by the coding sequence ATGTTTAAAGATGTTCCTCCTCATAAGTTGGTTGCGCCGTTGCTTCAAAGTTTATCCACCGACATTGAAGGGCGGATTAACGAAGTCGTTTTGGGCAATGTTGTTGGTCCTGGCGGGAATATCGCTCGTTTATCAGCTTTGGAAGCTGGACTTCCGTTATCGATACCGGGCATGACGATTGACCGGCAATGTAGTGCGGGGCTTGAAGCGATTCGAACGGCTTCCCTATTTATTCAAGGAGGGGCAGGGGATTGCTATATTGCGGGTGGGGTGGAAAGTGCGAGTACGTCGCCATTTCCTAAACGTGCCCAATTTGCGCCGACGCATCTAGGAGATCCGGACATGGGGGTTGGCGCGGAAAACGTTGCCCAAAAGTATAGCATGACGAAAGCTGTGCAAGATGACTACGCCTTGGAAAGTTACAGGCGAAGTTGGGCGGCATATGATGCAGGCTTCTATACTGAAGAAATCATTGCCTGTAATGGCTTGATACATGATGAAGTTTTTCGGAAAAAACGAGATATGGCGCGCATTGTAAACCGTGCGAAGCCAATTTTTGATTTGGGAAATGGAACGGTGACAGCGGCCAACAGTTGTGGCATTCATGACGGGGCGGCGGCCGTCGTTGTGAAGGAAGAGCAGCTGGCGAATGAACTCGGCATGCAACCAATTCTTCGTTTTCAAGATAGCGAAGTGAGCGGGATTCATCCGAATTATCCGGGCATCTCCCCAGTTCCGGCGATTACAAAACTATTGGCGCGCAATCAATTGACGATGGCTGATATTGATTTAATTGAGATCAATGAAGCATTTGCGTCCAAAATCATTGCTTGTCAAGATGAATTAACAATTCCAACTGAAAAGTTGAATGTCTCGGGCGGTGCGTTGACGACAGGTCATCCATACGGTGCTTCAGGAGCGATACTTGTGACTCGACTATTTTATGAAGTGCAAAGAAGGAAGGATGTCCGGTATGTGCTTGCGGCAATTGGCAGCGCTGGCGGCGTCGGACTTGCTGTTTTATTCGAGGTGATTCAGTGA
- a CDS encoding LLM class oxidoreductase — protein sequence MPVTQTNMYFTTFTFIAINSIVWVTGTLLDEQIRLAKLAEKQQFASLFVRDVPLNDPTFGDAGQMYDPWVYLSHIAAHTSDIALGTASAITSFQHPLNLAKSAASFDRISGERLLLGLATGDRPIEFNVFGVDRENRAELFQETFYAAKKAWSTSYPTINTERVSLNGEADILPKPTLKDIPTFVTGRSGQSLEWIAKNGDGWIGYPRGIHEQAKIIRDWRAFTDEFKPFTQSLYIDLLEDPDADPTPIHLGFRSGHRFLIEFLKGLEAVGVNHVIIALKFATRPMEDVLQELGEYVLPHFPALQIQSNHTQQ from the coding sequence GTGCCAGTCACTCAAACAAACATGTATTTCACAACATTCACGTTTATTGCGATTAACTCGATAGTTTGGGTGACTGGCACCTTATTAGACGAGCAAATTCGATTAGCAAAGCTTGCTGAAAAACAGCAATTCGCTTCTTTATTCGTCCGGGATGTGCCGTTAAATGATCCAACTTTTGGAGATGCAGGGCAAATGTATGACCCTTGGGTATATCTGAGTCATATTGCTGCACATACAAGTGACATTGCGCTAGGTACCGCAAGTGCGATCACGTCTTTCCAGCATCCATTAAACCTTGCTAAATCTGCCGCTTCCTTTGATAGAATATCAGGGGAGAGACTATTACTCGGCCTTGCAACGGGAGATCGTCCAATCGAATTTAATGTTTTTGGTGTGGACCGTGAAAATAGAGCTGAATTATTCCAAGAAACTTTTTATGCAGCAAAGAAAGCTTGGTCAACATCTTACCCAACAATCAATACAGAACGTGTATCACTAAATGGCGAAGCGGATATTTTACCAAAACCGACGTTAAAAGATATCCCAACATTTGTCACAGGACGTTCGGGGCAATCACTTGAGTGGATTGCGAAAAACGGTGACGGATGGATTGGGTACCCGCGCGGAATCCATGAACAAGCTAAAATCATCCGCGACTGGAGAGCATTCACGGATGAATTCAAACCGTTCACACAATCTCTTTACATCGATTTATTGGAAGACCCGGACGCTGATCCGACGCCAATCCACTTAGGCTTCAGAAGCGGCCATCGATTTTTAATTGAATTTTTAAAAGGTCTAGAAGCGGTTGGTGTCAACCATGTCATTATCGCGCTCAAATTTGCAACAAGACCCATGGAAGATGTGCTTCAGGAGTTAGGCGAATACGTCCTCCCGCATTTTCCTGCCTTGCAAATTCAAAGCAATCACACACAACAATAG